In a genomic window of Styela clava chromosome 7, kaStyClav1.hap1.2, whole genome shotgun sequence:
- the LOC120327605 gene encoding type-1 angiotensin II receptor B-like isoform X1, producing MTNYTDVDLMIMKSNSTTGVTFDDGGPYANGYLIGNCSIQQNTYQTERPPEFHPTEEEQILSEIKRVITETIVPVVYFFLFVIGFLGNSLVLYVSCFLTKKAKSAVDIFVGNLALADLALLTTLPFWATTHMIEGVWVFNDIGCKIMSFLTHLSMFASIFFITAMAIDRYMVVVKAVKVRAKSLRTVSRAVCSCVTIWSFAVVLSLPAFVLRRAITNNNKTYCSWKYPSGTSDLWWALHIVLRNIIGFIVPVVIICRCYCVIVAYVKSRASSFNQLPGIQRNCRDGGVKNKQQQHVTRLVTTIIVAFVICWLPNQISNFCHSLFHFRVIPRPSTMRGNQYVYIFHVITTVLSFCNSVINPMIYSTSPSHRMHLKTLFRCISKKQRENEMRAVYHSIRVNADHSPVTGPRVTESTRLVPCNEYIGLDLSHSPIFSEVSQIKSTVALEPIRNNDTNKSLSLHQRRPTGVTDSPPRIIINCGGSVLTTGECQIDIDERPSSLEMTTDNENEEYFATGQRV from the exons ATGACTAATTACACTGATGTCGACTTGATGATTATGAAAAGCAACAGCACAACAGGAGTCACTTTTGACGACGGAGGACCTTATGCGAATGGGTACTTAATTGGCAACTGTTCAATTCAACAAAATACATACCAAACTGAGCG GCCGCCAGAATTTCACCCCACCGAAGAAGAACAAATTTTATCAGAGATAAAGAGAGTGATCACTGAAACAATAGTTcctgttgtatatttttttcttttcgttATAGGTTTTTTAGGAAACTCACTGGTTCTTTACGTTTCttgttttttaacaaaaaaagcaaaaagtgcG GTCGATATATTTGTTGGTAACCTGGCCCTGGCCGATCTTGCTTTGCTTACTACATTACCGTTCTGGGCCACTACGCACATGATTGAAGGTGTTTGGGTCTTCAATGACATAGG ATGCAAAATAATGAGTTTCCTTACTCATTTAAGCATGTTTGCAAGTATATTTTTCATCACGGCAATGGCTATTGACAGATACATGGTAGTTGTGAAAG CTGTAAAGGTACGAGCAAAAAGTCTTCGAACCGTTTCAAGAGCAGTGTGCTCATGTGTAACAATTTGGTCGTTTGCTGTTGTATTATCGTTACCTGCCTTTGTCTTGAGAAGAGCGATcaccaataataataaaacgtaCTGCAG TTGGAAATATCCTTCAGGCACATCCGATCTATGGTGGGCGCTACACATCGTGTTGAGAAATATCATCGGCTTCATCGTACCCGTGGTGATAATATGCCGATGCTATTGCGTTATTGTTGCTTATGTGAAATCCCGGGCATCTTCATTTAACCAGTTACCGGGGATTCAGCGAAATTGTCGAGACGGAGGTGTGAAAAATAAACAG caaCAGCATGTGACCCGTCTTGTGACGACAATCATCGTCGCCTTTGTCATATGCTGGCTTCCGAATCAGATATCAAACTTCTGTCACAGTTTGTTCCATTTCAG aGTTATCCCACGACCATCAACAATGAGAGGCAATCAATACGTCTACATTTTCCACGTAATTACAACCGTGCTCAGTTTTTGCAACAGCGTTATCAATCCCATGATATATTCCACAAGTCCGTCTCATCGAATGCATTTGAAG ACCCTATTCCGATGTATCAGCAAGAAACAGAGAGAAAACGAGATGAGAGCTGTGTATCACTCTATTAGAGTAAATGCG GATCACAGTCCGGTTACAGGACCGCGAGTAACCGAAAGTACCCGGTTGGTTCCATGTAACGAATATATCGGACTAGACTTATCGCATTCGCCAATATTCTCCGAGGTATCACAAATAAAGTCGACAGTTGCACTTGAGCCAATCAGAAACAATGACACGAACAAAAGTTTGTCGCTTCATCAACGTCGTCCAACTGGGGTGACTGATTCTCCGCCAAGAATAATAATTAACTGCGGTGGCTCTGTTTTGACAACTGGCGAATGTCAAATTGATATTGACGAAAGACCTTCGAGCTTGGAAATGACTACAGATAACGAGAACGAAGAATATTTTGCTACTGGCCAACGAGTATAA
- the LOC120327605 gene encoding type-1 angiotensin II receptor B-like isoform X2: MTNYTDVDLMIMKSNSTTGVTFDDGGPYANGYLIGNCSIQQNTYQTERPPEFHPTEEEQILSEIKRVITETIVPVVYFFLFVIGFLGNSLVLYVSCFLTKKAKSAVDIFVGNLALADLALLTTLPFWATTHMIEGVWVFNDIGCKIMSFLTHLSMFASIFFITAMAIDRYMVVVKAVKVRAKSLRTVSRAVCSCVTIWSFAVVLSLPAFVLRRAITNNNKTYCSWKYPSGTSDLWWALHIVLRNIIGFIVPVVIICRCYCVIVAYVKSRASSFNQLPGIQRNCRDGGVKNKQQQHVTRLVTTIIVAFVICWLPNQISNFCHSLFHFRVIPRPSTMRGNQYVYIFHVITTVLSFCNSVINPMIYSTSPSHRMHLKTLFRCISKKQRENEMRAVYHSIRVNAVGSQSGYRTASNRKYPVGSM; the protein is encoded by the exons ATGACTAATTACACTGATGTCGACTTGATGATTATGAAAAGCAACAGCACAACAGGAGTCACTTTTGACGACGGAGGACCTTATGCGAATGGGTACTTAATTGGCAACTGTTCAATTCAACAAAATACATACCAAACTGAGCG GCCGCCAGAATTTCACCCCACCGAAGAAGAACAAATTTTATCAGAGATAAAGAGAGTGATCACTGAAACAATAGTTcctgttgtatatttttttcttttcgttATAGGTTTTTTAGGAAACTCACTGGTTCTTTACGTTTCttgttttttaacaaaaaaagcaaaaagtgcG GTCGATATATTTGTTGGTAACCTGGCCCTGGCCGATCTTGCTTTGCTTACTACATTACCGTTCTGGGCCACTACGCACATGATTGAAGGTGTTTGGGTCTTCAATGACATAGG ATGCAAAATAATGAGTTTCCTTACTCATTTAAGCATGTTTGCAAGTATATTTTTCATCACGGCAATGGCTATTGACAGATACATGGTAGTTGTGAAAG CTGTAAAGGTACGAGCAAAAAGTCTTCGAACCGTTTCAAGAGCAGTGTGCTCATGTGTAACAATTTGGTCGTTTGCTGTTGTATTATCGTTACCTGCCTTTGTCTTGAGAAGAGCGATcaccaataataataaaacgtaCTGCAG TTGGAAATATCCTTCAGGCACATCCGATCTATGGTGGGCGCTACACATCGTGTTGAGAAATATCATCGGCTTCATCGTACCCGTGGTGATAATATGCCGATGCTATTGCGTTATTGTTGCTTATGTGAAATCCCGGGCATCTTCATTTAACCAGTTACCGGGGATTCAGCGAAATTGTCGAGACGGAGGTGTGAAAAATAAACAG caaCAGCATGTGACCCGTCTTGTGACGACAATCATCGTCGCCTTTGTCATATGCTGGCTTCCGAATCAGATATCAAACTTCTGTCACAGTTTGTTCCATTTCAG aGTTATCCCACGACCATCAACAATGAGAGGCAATCAATACGTCTACATTTTCCACGTAATTACAACCGTGCTCAGTTTTTGCAACAGCGTTATCAATCCCATGATATATTCCACAAGTCCGTCTCATCGAATGCATTTGAAG ACCCTATTCCGATGTATCAGCAAGAAACAGAGAGAAAACGAGATGAGAGCTGTGTATCACTCTATTAGAGTAAATGCGGTAG GATCACAGTCCGGTTACAGGACCGCGAGTAACCGAAAGTACCCGGTTGGTTCCATGTAA
- the LOC120327606 gene encoding uncharacterized protein LOC120327606 produces the protein MTAAVLACCRYNNDDGETTRKSMDTEYNTEYQAWPYQEKEQIRPPSNRELSFDASGQHDMKTMYEQTYVNHPRTSRTLCIRPQQNQHNDLQEYFHYISTYKDNFRDTYGLNQRRRSFRPCLADGKFITQSDEEKLSVSHETYRRYSNKECSTAKRAPIIIKPDIGGVIPKSEDIREEKTTVQDNFKWPGLQKRTQSIIPCPANSLNKNCRMNLLTTNKADFDYKLPDPCQPVPILVKEKGTRENWRFDPFNHRSTVQDDYIQHPFVLRPKSFKPLQHYVVSETPFQPQTLYKDDFKQLPYQGPPKPYKLDGNLQVRQKCPFQGSTQYTDEFVHPPASYRRRQFSKSTPTRALKGKFYDDTSYSMNFRQFDNFQSAPRVNFKPVRKYKPPTIAFQVESTAHAHYKGEQAPPSTICNPKTKPRINDAKCSCSC, from the exons ATGACCGCGGCTGTCCTAGCTTGCTGTCGCTACAACAATGACGACGGAGAGACAACACGAAAATCGATGGATACAGAATATAACACG GAATACCAGGCATGGCCGTATCAAGAAAAGGAACAAATTAGGCCGCCATCAAACAGAGAATTAAGCTTCGATGCATCGGGACAACACGACATGAAGACAATGTACGAACAAACCTACGTCAATCATCCCAGAACATCTAGAACGTT ATGCATCAGACCCCAACAGAATCAGCACAATGACCTACAAGAATATTTCCACTATATATCAACATACAAAGATAATTTTCGTGATACTTACGGTTTAAACCAGCGACGTCGATCATTTCGACCTTGTCTTGCGGATGGGAAATTCATAACG CAAAGTGACGAAGAGAAATTATCGGTTAGTCACGAAACATACAGAAGATACAGCAATAAAGAATGCTCAACAGCCAAGAGAGCACCAATAATCATTAAACCGGATATAGGTGGTGTCATTCCCAAATCAGAAGATATTAGAGAGGAGAAAACTACAGTACAAGATAACTTCAA GTGGCCGGGTCTGCAAAAAAGAACGCAGTCAATAATTCCATGCCCAGCTAATAGCCTAAATAAAAATTGTCGGATGAATCTTTTAACAACGAACAAAGCGGATTTCGATTATAAACTACCTGATCCTTGCCAACCAGTGCCTATACTAGTAAAAGAAAAGGGAACACGGGAGAATTGGCGTTTCGATCCATTCAATCATCGATCTACAGTTCAG GATGATTATATCCAGCATCCGTTTGTGCTGAGACCGAAATCATTCAAGCCTCTACAACATTACGTGGTATCTGAGACCCCGTTCCAACCACAAACTCTGTACAAAGACGATTTCAAACAATTGCCATACCAG GGACCACCAAAACCGTACAAATTGGACGGAAACCTTCAGGTACGACAAAAATGCCCATTTCAAGGATCAACGCAGTACACTGACGAATTTGTTCACCCACCTGCGAGTTACCGCCGTCGTCAGTTTTCAAAGTCCACACCAACAAGG GCACTGAAAGGAAAATTCTATGACGATACGTCTTATAGCATGAACTTTCGACAGTTCGATAATTTTCAGTCCGCCCCACGGGTTAACTTCAAACCGGTCAGAAAATACAAACCACCAACTATTGCTTTCCAG GTCGAATCGACAGCTCATGCACATTACAAAGGAGAGCAAGCCCCGCCGAGCACGATATGCAATCCCAAGACAAAACCTAGAATAAACGATGCAAAATGTTCATGTTCTTGTTAA
- the LOC120327607 gene encoding uncharacterized protein LOC120327607: MIGAKYFILLCLAVSATEASRDRDNNRRGKLEAEKIADNNEPNWMKLCRCAKPALRKMQAAITEYTKQVSMGNVKRSSNYRPPALNDVIEKVTKIAYDCTKQPQCRCPEGYFKTNDGYHCLKISNNRVSCQEAVNECSKDVNARLAVAKDHERLTDLADYIREIDPTDESFYWIGLSYNRTDGGIPIWTWDDGTKASYAITRDLKNMVKKSLHLSMSTGETTRALERVAISKNYRGTHWKQETCVDESFGVKHKYICEFLMFKVHIKAVSTKQSQAANTDGKTRHY, translated from the exons ATGATTGGGGCAAAGTATTTCATCCTGCTATGCTTAGCAGTTTCGGCAACAGAGGCCTCAAGGGACAGAGACAATAATCGACGTGGAAAACTCGAGGCTGAAAAGATTGCGGATAATAACGAACCAAACTGGATGAAGCTTTGTAGATGTGCTAAACCAGCACTTCGTAAAATGCAAGCTGCAATCACTGAATATACTAAGCAGGTTAGCATGGGAAATGTAAAACGGAGCAGCAACTACAGACCTCCAGCCTTAAACGatgttattgaaaaagttaCAAAGATTGCGTACG ATTGCACAAAACAGCCGCAATGCAGATGTCCGGAAGGATATTTCAAAACAAACGATGGATATCATTgtctaaaaatttcaaacaatcgCGTTTCCTGCCAAGAAGCTGTGAATGA GTGTTCCAAAGATGTTAATGCTCGACTCGCCGTTGCCAAAGACCACGAAAGACTGACAGATCTTGCCGATTACATCCGAGAGATTGACCCAACAGACGAATCCTTTTACTGGAttg gtctGTCCTATAACAGAACAGATGGTGGAATACCTATATGGACATGGGATGATGGTACAAAAGCCAGTTATGCGATTACACGGGATCTTAAGAATATGGTGAAGAAATCTTTGCATCTGAG TATGAGCACTGGAGAAACAACTCGAGCTCTCGAAAGAGTGGCTATCAGCAAGAACTACAGGGGAACACATTGGAAACAAGAGACATGCGTGGATGAATCATTTGGAGtgaaacacaaatatatttgcgAGTT TTTGATGTTCAAAGTTCACATCAAAGCAGTTTCAACAAAGCAGTCACAAGCAGCAAATACAGACGGAAAAACCAGACATTATTAA